A genomic window from Yarrowia lipolytica chromosome 1D, complete sequence includes:
- a CDS encoding uncharacterized protein (Compare to YALI0D26433g:3, Full length Line element, uniprot|Q8NIP4 Yarrowia lipolytica gag-like protein) — protein sequence METAQAQASAGNSLGAPNPPPPDLSRGDGATSTETPNQTDIEKIQKNDKNDENNKKNDKNDKNDKKNDNNITLNAWKSKAEVKALLTSNPSTLKFNLNKERISEPLAAPNGRHTSGRFNVSYVASKENFFRRALDRSATPDWNLPISMFLEHLDNAAEVDEKDTISVLEGVIEKFDEIKGQVGLAEFDLSRHNLDIVPHLIDQINLEQDPEDCYQVGNGWHYLTSDALTDPHEQRMAVILETVSLIVEANTQDYRIMRKGSANPAGRRVLYYFNLPSYMKMERQTEDAFKIHLNAILNQFDVDIDQAIPGSSLLSGTLLMTSANHQNISGPVIAVRALLGSTLPQTIPDFFVNLDPTKARLTGSKLIKMHFANGDNICVKCKSTKHIREACPEKDMVTPKIFRTRAHQGTLPQRGKALASIHAPSTVEPPVQTRKFHHTPATHQWETVGTKSPRHRRTRDTSPQPTGQKPLRSYYNFEVLSDKTGEDTPEETEQTNQLPSTNQQHGTQNLPINIPASEEDTVPDDQETEQADVSMNGFDTQPDALAHPEVAPDVTQFLPPATPLNTEATNNGLPHDHTSPNTTNQTQPPPGSIHEGRPRGGHTTSSFSGEPSHTTLGKKHIAVFQTASSEVPVQILNPDRSENRLCWLPSQEVAKFIDGRCPTFLSTCHFKVFHDGATLSSVDEIVEPPNSPPNPPRVTTLHEVDTMLRPGQNQ from the coding sequence ATGGAAACAGCGCAAGCCCAAGCTTCGGCGGGTAACTCCTTGGGCGCTCCGAACCCCCCACCTCCTGATTTATCgcgaggtgatggagccaCCTCAACCGAAACCCCCAACCAAaccgacattgaaaaaatccaaaaaaacgacaaaaacgatgaaaacaacaaaaaaaacgacaaaaacgacaaaaacgacaaaaaaaacgacaacaatATCACCCTCAACGCCTGGAAGAGCAAGGCCGAAGTCAAGGCTCTCCTGACATCGAACCCCTCCACACTCAaattcaacctcaacaaggagcgaatTTCGGAGCCCCTTGCGGCGCCGAATGGTAGGCATACCTCCGGCCGTTTCAACGTGTCCTATGTAGCCAGCAAGGAAAACTTCTTCCGAAGAGCTCTTGACCGCTCCGCCACCCCTGATTGGAATCTTCCTATCTCCATGTTCCTCGAGCACCTCGATAACGCCGCTGaagtcgacgagaaggacaccATCAGTGTCCTCGAGGGCGTCATCGAAAAgttcgacgagatcaagggtCAGGTTGGTCTGGCGGAGTTTGACCTGTCCAGGCACAACCTAGACATCGTCCCCCACCTGATCGACCAGATTAACTTAGAACAGGACCCTGAAGACTGCTACCAAGTGGGAAATGGTTGGCACTACCTGACGTCGGACGCCCTCACTGACCCCCACGAACAACGAATGgctgtcattctggagacagttagtctcattgttgaggCCAATACTCAAGATTATCGCATCATGAGGAAGGGCTCGGCTAaccctgctggacgaagaGTACTTTACTACTTCAACCTACCCTCgtacatgaagatggagcgtCAGACGGAGGATGCTTTCAAGATCCACCTCAACGCTattctcaaccagttcGACGTAGACATTGATCAGGCCATTCCAGGTTCCTCCCTCTTGAGTGGCACCCTTCTGATGACCTCTGCCAACCATCAGAACATCTCGGGTCCTGTGATCGCAGTTCGTGCTCTCCTAGGCTCCACCCTGCCCCAGACCATCCCCGACTTCTTCGTCAACCTGGATCCCACCAAGGCTAGGCTTACCggctcaaagttgatcaAGATGCACTTCGCCAACGGCGATAACATCTGTGTTAAGTGCAAGAGCACTAAGCACATCCGGGAGGCCTGCCCCGAGAAAGACATGGTCACTCCCAAGATCTTCCGCACCCGCGCTCACCAGGGTACCCTCCCACAGAGAGGTAAAGCCCTTGCTTCCATCCATGCCCCATCCACCGTGGAGCCCCCGGTCCAAACTCGCAAGTTCCACCACACGCCTGCTACTCACCAGTGGGAGACCGTCGGCACTAAGTCCCCTAGACATAGACGGACTCGAGACACGTCCCCCCAACCCACCGGTCAGAAGCCCCTCCGATCTTACTACAACTTTGAAGTCTTGAGCGACAAAACCGGAGAGGACACAcccgaagagaccgagcAAACTAACCAGCTGCCCTCTAcgaaccagcagcatggaacTCAGAATCTAcccatcaacatccccgCCTCCGAGGAAGACACAGTTCCCGACGACCAGGAAACGGAACAGGCTGACGTATCCATGAACGGCTTTGACACCCAGCCTGACGCACTTGCTCACCCTGAAGTAGCCCCTGATGTCACCCAGTTTCTTCCCCCCGCTACCCCGCTTAacaccgaggccaccaacaacggcctTCCCCACGACCACACCAGTCCCAACACGaccaaccaaacacaaccccccCCCGGAAGTATCCACGAGGGccgaccccgaggagggcacaccacctccagttTCTCTGGCGAGCCCTCTCACACCACGCTCGGCAAGAAGCACATTGCGGTCTTCCAGACCGCCTCGAGCGAGGTTCCGGTGCAAATCCTGAACCCGGACAGGTCGGAGAACagactctgctggctgcCTTCTCAGGAGGTAGCAAAGTTCATTGACGGGAGGTGCCCGACATTCCTGTCTACATGCCACTTCAAAGTTTTCCACGACGGTGCGACACTCAGCTCggtagacgagattgtAGAACCCCCGAACAGTCCCCCGAACCCCCCTAGGGTGACCACTCTCCATGAGGTGGACACAATGCTCCGACCGGGGCAGAACCAGTAA
- a CDS encoding uncharacterized protein (Compare to YALI0D18898g, similar to Saccharomyces cerevisiae PXL1 (YKR090W); ancestral locus Anc_5.691, some similarities with uniprot|P36166 Saccharomyces cerevisiae YKR090w related to chicken Lim protein kinase and Islet proteins) yields MKPLNVNTDFRDFQSRGYASSQYGGSSASSIHSSLTSPLSASSRSNFDNAFPKFVPGVQYKSVYERAGFEVNREGQQRAGYASSIKSGRSQRSQRSYKNGPYSHMNSSEVSILGLSEMEKRNQQQQQQQHPHHHHHQQQHQHLVGLGIDTTKPESPISPAAPVAPPMSLRRKQSMASGKPKVDHSEPVPDIDIHDSASYTAPRSNSNASDYLKNNGFKLDNSTISHTRGLSIETKGLNVEPKTSFGNMPGAKSFSDKTFGVSNLATPPSSAGEPSSDHPHHLQIPGYLPPNSPLPDRPLSSCSSIYSDSDDPVTRNSVMPNPPSRQLESQPQYSHSPLARVESSDNDMSRANDVHMSHASSDQGYTYSQTHASSSSRSSKDSIDSSLSNMSINTSATTPMDSCHSSSMSLMPVQEYQPDSTDTSFTFESKTSSSENGGKKKKRKTPCRGCNQMIVGKAVSAKDSLSGRWHRECFKCHGCDDDFPSTEGLEFYIHDDWPYCQQCYHHTNNSICSGCGQGIEGECLETTSGDAGLLLRYHTSCLVCATCGDSLCHDEYYTVDGVPLCDKHVGASQVVEKRQTRMMFM; encoded by the coding sequence ATGAAACCTCTCAACGTGAACACGGACTTCCGAGACTTCCAGTCCCGCGGATACGCCTCTTCTCAGTATGGAGGCTCGTCAGCCTCGTCCATCCACTCTTCTCTCACGTCGCCCTTGTCGGCTTCTTCGCGCTCAAACTTCGACAACGCCTTCCCTAAGTTTGTGCCCGGCGTCCAGTACAAGAGCGTCTACGAGCGGGCTGGATTCGAGGTGAACCGGGAGGGCCAGCAACGGGCTGGATACGCCTCTTCCATCAAGAGCGGCCGATCCCAGCGATCCCAGCGCTCGTACAAAAACGGACCCTATTCGCATATGAACTCGTCCGAGGTGTCTATTCTGGGTCTGTCAGAGATGGAGAAACggaaccagcagcagcagcagcagcagcacccccaccaccaccaccaccaacaacagcatcagcatCTCGTCGGATTGGGAATCGACACAACTAAGCCCGAGTCGCCAATCTCGCCAGCAGCGCCCGTGGCACCTCCCATGTCGCTGAGACGAAAACAGAGCATGGCGTCCGGCAAGCCCAAGGTTGATCATTCGGAGCCCGTCCCCGATATCGACATCCACGACAGCGCAAGTTACACGGCGCCCAGATCAAACAGCAACGCCTCGGACTATCTCAAAAACAACGGCTTCAAGCTGGACAATTCGACAATCAGCCACACCAGAGGCCTCAGTATCGAAACCAAGGGCCTCAACGTAGAGCCCAAAACGAGCTTCGGCAATATGCCAGGTGCCAAGTCGTTCTCCGACAAGACATTTGGCGTGTCGAATCTCGCGACGCCGCCCAGCTCAGCGGGCGAGCCGTCATCGGACCACCcccatcatctccagatcCCCGGTTACCTGCCTCCCAACAGCCCGTTGCCCGACCGACCGCTGTCTTCGTGCTCGTCCATCTACTCAGACTCGGACGACCCTGTGACCCGGAACTCGGTCATGCCCAACCCTCCCAGCAGACAGCTGGAGTCGCAGCCCCAGTACAGCCATTCACCGCTCGCACGGGTGGAGTCGAGTGACAATGACATGTCACGTGCCAACGACGTGCATATGTCACACGCCAGCTCGGACCAGGGCTACACCTATTCACAGACACATGCCAGCTCGTCTTCTCGGTCTTCCAAGGACTCCATAGACTCGTCGCTGTCTAACATGAGCATCAACACTAGCGCTACCACGCCCATGGACTCGTGTCATTCGTCCTCCATGTCGCTGATGCCTGTGCAGGAGTACCAGCCTGACTCGACCGACACGTCGTTCACATTCGAGAGCAAAACGTCTTCCTCTGAGAATGGCggcaagaaaaagaagcgAAAGACGCCCTGCCGAGGCTGCAACCAAATGATTGTGGGCAAAGCCGTTTCTGCCAAGGATTCGCTTTCTGGGCGATGGCACAGAGAATGCTTCAAGTGCCACGGAtgcgacgacgacttccCCAGCACTGAGGGACTCGAGTTCTACATTCATGACGACTGGCCATACTGCCAACAGTGCTaccaccacaccaacaactccaTTTGTTCGGGATGTGGTCAGGGCATTGAGGGTGAGTGTCTGGAGACAACTAGTGGTGACGCTGGATTGTTGCTGAGATATCACACCTCGTGTCTTGTGTGTGCCACTTGTGGCGACTCGCTTTGTCACGACGAGTACTACACGGTTGACGGAGTGCCGTTGTGTGACAAGCATGTTGGGGCCAGTCAGGTTGTCGAGAAGCGACAGACTCGGATGATGTTTATGTAA
- a CDS encoding uncharacterized protein (Compare to YALI0D18876g, similar to uniprot|P32467 Saccharomyces cerevisiae YHR092c HXT4 moderate to low-affinity glucose transporter P33.1.f24.1) codes for MFWKNMKNEPPQVLNWTLWLAVIVFGSLGSVRGLDEGLISGITSQASFESQFKLKDPLKSKSQQDDELSNITAMVQIGSVGGAMIAMLIQDKIGRIRSLQEMLILWTVGVIIEVTSYSQGQMLAGRLIAGLGIGQSVVIGPTYLAEVSPKNVRGLCTCIFSGSVYLGVMLEYFANYSTSMHMPATSRNQWVVPVSIQFIFAGLLFIGSFFVHESPRWLMKIGKDEEAIETLSKIRNLPADDLYVQGEIMDVREQIEREKQALSGTNIFSLMKELVSTKANRYRLFLGIMVQLLGQWSGANAVTVYSPKFFSMLGIPSKIDQMMYTAILGVIKLVSALSCALFLIDTIGRRRSLYTGICLQFVSMLYLGIYLAIVPAKTGVERTPSQRHAGAAAIAAIYLSGCGWALGWNSIQYLINAEIYTVRHRSLASGIIMTFHFANQYGNSKALPYMRAGITDHGTMFFFAGVLLLGFAWSWFFLPEVSGRSLESIDEMFSLPWYVIGRRGHKMIPETSATVHLRQEEDSESKKGGVVMVESC; via the coding sequence ATGTTCTGGAAAAATATGAAGAATGAACCGCCTCAGGTTCTCAACTGGACTCTGTGGCTTGCGGTGATCGTTTTTGGAAGTCTGGGGTCCGTCCGAGGCCTGGATGAAGGCCTGATTTCCGGAATCACGTCTCAAGCATCATTTGAAAGCCAGTTCAAGCTCAAAGACCCACTCAAAAGCAAGTCGCAACAGGATGATGAGCTTTCCAATATCACCGCCATGGTCCAAATTGGCTCTGTCGGAGGTGCCATGATTGCCATGCTCATACAGGACAAGATTGGCAGAATTCGATCTCTCCAAGAGATGCTCATTCTGTGGACGGTGGGAGTCATCATCGAAGTCACTTCATACTCCCAGGGCCAAATGCTTGCGGGAAGACTCATTGCCGGTCTCGGCATTGGCCAGTCTGTGGTCATTGGACCGACATACCTGGCCGAGGTGTCTCCAAAGAACGTCCGTGGACTGTGCACGTGCATCTTTTCGGGCTCCGTCTATCTCGGAGTCATGTTAGAGTACTTTGCCAACTACTCCACCTCCATGCACATGCCGGCTACTAGCAGAAACCAATGGGTGGTACCGGTATCCATTCAGTTCATCTTTGCGGGTCTGTTGTTCATTGGCTCGTTTTTTGTCCATGAGTCTCCCAGATGGCTAATGAAGATAGGCAAGGATGAAGAGGCTATCGAGACACTGTCAAAAATCAGAAACCTGCCAGCAGACGATCTCTACGTCCAGGGAGAGATCATGGATGTCAGAGAACAGATTGAACGTGAGAAACAGGCTCTCAGTGGAACAAACATCTTTTCTCTCATGAAAGAACTGGTATCTACAAAGGCCAACAGATATAGACTGTTTCTGGGAATCATggtccagcttctcggtCAATGGTCGGGGGCTAATGCTGTGACGGTCTACTCTCCAAAGTTCTTCTCCATGCTCGGAATTCCATCCAAAATAGACCAGATGATGTACACCGCAATTTTGGGAGTCATAAAACTCGTTTCCGCCCTCTCCTGTGCCTTGTTCCTTATTGATACCATTGGAAGACGACGATCCCTCTATACAGGCATCTGTCTTCAGTTTGTCTCCATGTTATACTTGGGTATCTACCTTGCGATTGTTCCAGCCAAAACAGGAGTGGAGAGAACCCCATCTCAGAGACatgctggagcagcagctaTTGCGGCCATTTACCTGTCGGGTTGCGGATGGGCTCTGGGCTGGAATTCCATTCAGTATCTCATCAACGCCGAGATCTACACGGTTAGACATAGATCCCTGGCTTCTGGCATCATCATGACTTTCCACTTTGCCAACCAGTACGGAAATTCCAAGGCTCTTCCATACATGAGAGCTGGCATCACCGATCATGGTACCATGTTCTTTTTCGCCGGCGTCTTGCTTCTGGGTTTCGCTTGGTCTTGGTTCTTCCTTCCCGAGGTCTCTGGACGATCCCTGGAAAGTATCGATGAGATGTTCTCATTGCCGTGGTACGTTATTGGTCGACGCGGTCACAAGATGATTCCAGAAACCTCTGCCACTGTTCACTTGCGTCAGGAAGAAGACTCTGAGAGCAAGAAGGGCGGTGTTGTGATGGTGGAGTCGTGttag